Within the Centropristis striata isolate RG_2023a ecotype Rhode Island chromosome 23, C.striata_1.0, whole genome shotgun sequence genome, the region CCAACGATGACGGGGACGCCAACGATGACGCCAAAGATGACGGGGACTCCCTTTAAAAACctctagttttatattttagacagCCTGTAATCCgtccatgtttgtgtttgtcagaaCTGAGACTCtgaataaatcacacacacacacacacacacacacacacagtaaacaaaCTCTTAATGAGCTTCAGAGGTTTCTTAATTACTTTGTTGCTAATTGGTTTCGCTGCTGTCGAACGCTCAACACTCACTGATttctgacacacatacacacacacacacacacacacacactctaccgTCAGGTGTGCAGAGTACTGCAAAGTACTGCAGAGTACTGCAGTATAAGTACAGATGTGATGAGTCTGAGAGTTCCCACGGTCTGACCGGGTCCCTGAACGCCTCATATGTCCACCTCTCATATCTAAACGTGTTTATCAATAAATGTGCAGAAGAAGAAGTGCAGACGCAGTAAAACATGAAGAGCTgaacaccacagaagaagaaacaccAGCTGACACTGAACATGTGATCAATATCTACGTTAATAATATGATCAATACCTCCATCATACAATAAATCATCTATAATCCAATCTATAATCTATGGGATCAATCAGATCAGATCAATGTatcaaaacattcaaaatggTGACGAGTTCAACATGATCACagcctgtctcactgtctcGCTGTCtaactgtctcactgtctcactgtctccacgctgtctcactgtctcactgtctaactgtctcactgtctccacgctgtctcactgtctcactgtctaactgtctcactgtctcactgtctaaTTGCTCCACGCTGTCTCACTgtcctcactgtctcactgtctcactgtctccacgctgtctcactgtctcactgtctaactgtctcactgtctcactgtctaaTTGCTCCacgctgtctcactgtctcactgtctccacGCTGTCtaactgtctcactgtctcactgtctccacGCTGTCTAACTGTCTCCacgctgtctcactgtctccacgctgtctcactgtctcactgtctccacgctgtctaactgtctaactgtctcactgtctccacGCTGTCtaactgtctcactgtctcactgtctccacgctgtctcactgtctccacgctgtctcactgtctcactgtctccacGCTGTCTAACTGTCTCACTGTCtaactgtctcactgtctcactgtctccacgctgtctcactgtctcactgtctaactgtctcactgtctccacccgtctcactgtctcactgtctcactgtctccacgctgtctcactgtctcactgtctccacgctgtctcactgtctccacccgtctcactgtctcactgtctcactgtctccacgctgtctcactgtctccacGCTGTCTCCacgctgtctcactgtctcactgtctcattgTCTAATTGCTCCACGCTGTCtaactgtctcactgtctcactgtctccacgctgtctcactgtctcactgtctccacgctgtctcactgtctcactgtctccacgctgtctcactgtctaactgtctcactgtctcactgtctcactgtctccacgctgtctcactgtctccacgctgtctcactgtctcattttgtgtctttttagtcatttttacgtcTTCCGTCATGGAAAcgttcttgataataaccagaatcaataaaacatgttaaatgtctcttaaattaaactgatcagatatttttgttgttatcattaatgaagaaactgaagaaaacaaggaggtctatGGTTGTTTCTATGGCtgaatagaaacactgaatagaAACCAGAATAAAGATAGAAACATTATAGACTTCATTtatcataatattaatatttgtgtctgtttgtttcctgaCAGATATCACACATTagagaaaaacatatttcagcATGTTAACTACTGTCTAATGGACTCTACCGGGCTCTACTGGACTCTACTGGACTCTACAGGGCTCTACTGGACTCTACTGGACTCTACCGGACTCTACTGGACTCTACTGGACTCTACCGGGCTATACTTGACTCTACTGGACTCTACTGGGTTCTACTGGACTCTACTGGACTCTACCGGACTCTACTGGACTCTACTGGGTTCTAATGGACTCTACTGGGTTCTACTGGACTCTACCGGGGCTCTACTGGACTCTACTGGACTCTACGGGGCTTTACTGGACTCTACTGGGTTCTACTGGACTCTACTGGACTCTACGGGGCTCTACTGTACTCTACTGGAACTCTACTGGGGTTCTACTGGACTCTACTGGACTCTACTGGACTCTACTGGGTTCTAATGGACTCTACTGGGTTCTACTGGACTCTACCGGGCTCTACTGGACTCTACTGGGTTCTACTGGACTCTACTGGACTCTACTGGGTTCTACTGGGTTCTACTGGACTACTGGACTCTACTGGACTCTACTGGGTTCTACTGGACTACTCGAATGTACTGGACTCTACTGGGTTCTACTGAACTCTACTGGGTTCTACTGGGTTCTACTGGACTACTGGACTCTACTGGACTCTACTGTGACTCTACTGGGTTCTACTGGACTCTACCGGACTCTACTGGACTCTACCGGGCTCTACTGGACTCTACTGGGTTCTACTGGACTTTACCGGGCTCTTCTGGACTCTACTGGGTTCTACTGGACTCTAGTGGGTTCTACTATGTTCTACTGGACTCTAGTGGGTTCTACTGGTTTCTAATGGACTCTACTGGGTTCTACTGGACtctttttttgtggaaaaaaaaagttaaataaggagaatgaatataaaatatacaaatttatacatttataaatatacaaGAGTATCAATTCAAAATATGGATATTAACATTATGAAACGAGGCAGTCGCACAAGAGTATTAGAGGAGTATTAAAGGAGTATTAAAGGAGTATTTGAGGAGTATTTGCGGAGTATTAGAGGAGTATTTGAGGAGTATTTGAGGAGTATTAAAGGAGTATTAAAGGAGTATTTGAGGAGTATTTGCGGAGTATTTGCGGAGTATTTGAGGAGTATTAAAGGAGTATTTGCGGAGTATTTGAGGAGTATTAAAGGAGTATTTGCGGAGTATTTGAGGAGTATTAAAGGAGTATTTGCGGAGTATTTGCGGTCGGACTTTGACGCAGTTCCTGTTTGAGACATAAAAGTTtgtgaaggagaggaggaggagaaatgaggagaaagaaggagaaagaaggagaaaagaggagaccCCAGGAGGGAGGAGATTTTCCAGCTGGGAAACTTGGATGccgacacacacagaaactactccctgttcctcctcctcctcctcctcctcctcccggttCGGCCCGGACCCCCTCCCCCACAGACCCGGTCCCGGACCCGGTCCCGGTCCCGGTTCTTACCTTTGAAGGAGTCCGTTCGTCCCGTGAAATGAGCGCCAGGAGGAGCAGCAAAGTTCCGGTCCGCTCCATGTTCACACCGAGACCTCCGGAGGAGCGAGGAGCTCCTCAAACTACACAACTACTCCTCTTACTCTCTCTTATtaactctcctcctcttcttcttcttcttcttcttctccttcccgctggctcctctctctctctctctctctctctctctctctctctctctctctctgtctNNNNNNNNNNNNNNNNNNNNNNNNNNNNNNNNNNNNNNNNNNNNNNNNNNNNNNNNNNNNNNNNNNNNNNNNNNNNNNNNNNNNNNNNNNNNNNNNNNNNTAAAGTAATTcatattaatcttaatcttaaattagaggaaggagggagggagggagggaggggggagtaAAGTGATTAataacataatatttattataacttatataataacacaagacaaaacgaAAACTGAACCACATTTATCTTGTGTTAATAATCATTGGAAGAGAAACCTTgttatgtttaaaaatgaagcGCTAGTTGCAGCTTtactgtgtttattattattattattgatccgAGCTGCAGTTCGCGCTGCGGCCTGAGGGGGCAGCAGCGGCCCGCCGgcgctctgctgctgctgctgctgctgctcacagcagaagaagaagaagaagtgtttcCGGTGCGGCCCGTCCTGGTTCTCGGTGTTTTGGTGTTCAGTCTGTTACTTTATTCCACATTATTCTTTATTAAACATCCACCCGGGCTCCAGCTGGAGGCTCCGCCCGCAGCACCACCGACACCACCGACTCCTCGCGACCAGCCGCCCGGTAGTCGGTTAGCCGGAGTTAGCAccgagctaacgttagcatcgatgctaacgttagcatgtgAGGAAGTTTGGCTTCAGACAGAAACATTCACCTTCTGAGGTAAATATAACACTTTAACTGCTTTTATCAGGTAAATATAACACTTTAACTGCTTTTATCAGGTACATATAACACTTTAACTGCTTTTATCAGGTACATATAACACTTTAACTGCTTTTATCAGGTAAATATAACACTTTAACTGCTTTTATCAGGTACATATAACACTTTAACTGCTTTTATCAGGTAAATATAACACTTTAACTGCTTTTATCAGGTACATATAACACTTTAACTGCTTTTATCAGGTAAATATAACACTTTAACTGCTTTTATCAGGTACATATAACACTTTAACTGCTTTTATCAGGTACATATAACACTTTAACTGCTTTTATCAGGTAAATATAACACTTTAACTGCTTTTATCAGGTACATATAACACTTTAACTGCTTTTATCAGGTACATATAACACTTTAACTGCTTTTAATAGGTAAATATAACACTTTAACTGCTTTTATCAGGTACATATAACACTTTAACTGCTTTTATCAGGTACATATAACACTTTAACTGCTTTTAATAGGTAAATATAACACTTTAACTGCTTTTATCAGGTACATATAACACTTTAACTGCTTTTATCAGGTAAATATAACACTTTAACAACATTTATCAGGTACATATAACACTTTAACTGCTTTTATCAATAAATATAACACTTTAACTGCTTTTATCGGGTACATATAACACTTTAACTGCTTTTATCAGGTACATATAACACTTTAACTGCTTTTATCAGGTAAATATAACACTTTAATGCTTTTATCAGGTAAATATACcactttaactacatttatCAGGTACATATAACACTTTAACTGCTTTTATCAGGTAAATATAACACTTTAACTGCTTTTATAAGGTAAATATACCACTTTAACTGCTTTTATCAGGTACATATAACACTAACTGCTTTTATCAGGTAAATATAACACTTTAACTGCTTTTATCAGGTACATATAACACTTTAACTGCTTTTATCAGGTACATATAACACTTTAACTGCTTTTATCAGGTAAATATAACACTTTAACTGCTTTTATCAGGTAAATATAACACTTTAACTGCTTTTATCAGGTAAATATAACACTTTAACTGCTTTTATCAGGTAAATATAacactttaactacatttatCAGGTACATATAACACTTTAACTGCTTTTATCAGGTAAATATAACACTTTAACTGCTTTTATCAGGTAAATATACcactttaactacatttatCAGGTACATATAACACTTTAACTGCTTTTATCAGGTAAATATAACACTTTAACTGCTTTTAATAGGTAAATATAACACTTTAACTGCTTTTATCAGGTACATATAACACTTTAACTGCTTTTATCAGGTACATATAACACTTTAACTGCTTTTATCAATAAATATAACACTTTAACTGCTTTTATCAGGTAAATATAACACTTTAACTGCATTCATTAGGTAAATATTAAACTTTAACTGCATcccagaggtaaaaaaaaataacactttaactgcttttataatgtaaatataacactttactgtttttatccacTAAATATAACACTTTAACTGCTTTTATCAGGTACATTTTACACTTTAACTGCCTTTATTgggaaaataatacatttttactgtGTTCATTAGGTAAATATAACACTTTTAACTTTAACTACTTTCATCTGGTAAATATAACACTTTTACTACTTTCATCTGGTAAATATAACCCTATAACTACTTTCATCTGGTAAATATAACACTTTTACTACTTTCATCTGGTAAATATAACACTTTTACTACTTTCATCTGGTGAATATAACACTTTAACTACTTTTATCTGGTAAATATAACACTTTTACTACTTTCATCTGGTAAATATAACACTTTTACTACTTTCATCTGGTAAATATAACACTTTTACTACTTTCATCTGGTAAATATAACACTTTAACTACTTTCATCTGGTAAATATAACACTTTAACTACTTTCATCTGGTGAATATAACACTTTAACTACTTTCATCTGGTAGGTAAACATTTGAACTACTTTCATCAGGTAACACTGTTAGATGTTTCGACTGCCGATGAGCAGATCTGTGAAGTGTTTGTTGACACTCGTGATGTGTTCAGGTTCTGTGGGAACTATGGCGTCTGGACTCCTGgagcctcctgcaggaggagagcagctctgtgtgttcctgctgagggaggaggaggagcaggagaggaggaaggaggtggGCTGTCAGTGGGAGAGTccggaggagcagaggagggaggTGGGCTGTCAGAGCGACTCAGCCGAGAGGAGAGACGCTGCCGTCCAGGTGGACCTGCTGACTCAGCAGCTGGGCTGGagacacacaggtgagacacattCACCCATAGAGGAACATGAGAAATAAATACCAACAGTCCTCtctacacagagcagaggggagaggacaggagaggctgtttacacagagcagagaggagaggacaggagaggctgtttacacagagcagaggggagaggacaggagaggctgtttacacagagcagagaggagaggacaggagaggctgtttacacagagctgagaggagaggacaggagagtctgtttacacagagcagagaggagaggacaggagaggctgtttacacagagcagagaggagaggacaggagaggctgtttacacagagcagagaggagaggacaggagaggctgtttacacagagctgagaggagaggacaggagaggctgtttacacagagcagagaggagaggacaggagaggctgtttacacagagcagaggggagaggacaggagaggctgtttacacagagctgagaggagaggacaggagaggctgtttacacagagcagagaggagaggacaggagaggctgtttacacagagcagagaggagaggacaggagaggctgtttacacagagcagagaggagaggacaggagaggagaatgTGGAAAGAGTAAAACGTGTCCTGAAGCTGCTCGTTGGTTCAGTTTAGTGTTGGATCAGAATTATTAAATTACTCTCTGGGGCCAAAGAAACTGGATCAGGAAGTCCTTTTAGGTAAATATAACACTTTCACTGCATctcagaggtaaaaaaataacactttaacTGTGTTTATTAGGTAATTATAACACTTTAACTGCTTTTATCACGTTATATAACAATTTAACTGCTTTTATCACGTTATATAACAATTTAACTGCTTTTATTACGAAAATATAACACTTTAACTGCTTTCATCAGGTAAATATAACACTAactacatctcagaggtaaaaaaaaataacactttaacTGTAATTATTCGGTaaataaccctaacccctaagcCTAAGGggtttagtctaaaaccagatcaaacagtaaatctaaaggtctaaaaccagatcaaacagtaaatctaaaggtctaaaaccagatcaaacagtaaatctaaaggtctaaaaccagatcaaacagtaaatctaaaggtctaaaaccagatcaaacagtaaatctaaaggtctaaaaccagatcaaacagtaaatctaaaggtctaaaaccagatcaaacagtaaatctaaaggtctaaaaccagatcaaacagtaaatctaaaggtctaaaaccagatcaaacagtaaatctaaaggtctaaaaccagatcaaacagtaaatctaaaggtctaaaaccagatcaaacagtaaatctaaaggtctaaaccagatcaaacagtaaatctaaaggtctaaaaccagatcaaacagtaaatctaaaggtctaaaccagatcaaacagtaaatctaaaggtctaaaaccagatcaaacagtaaatctaaaggtctaaaaccagatcaaacagtaaatctaaaggtctaaaaccagatcaaacagtaaatctaaaggtctaaaaccagatcaaacagtaaatctaaaggtctaaaaccagatcaaacagtaaatctaaaggtctaaaaccagatcaaacagtaaatctaaaggtctaaaaccagatcaaacagtaaatctaaaggtctaaaaccagatcaaacagtaaatctgagggaaatgatcttgctgcatggacagataatttaccttgacaagatttattaaattaaggttattaaatctagaaataagcatgttgaacacttagaataaggaattaactcttaaaacaagataaatgatccaacacgaaggtgttttttttaaatctttgtaagaaccaaataatttgtaGTGTAGTCAgtcagtcgctgaagcaaaactCGGGTacgggaggaattcggggaaagcagggcttggcccaagctgtgctcagcggggaggagacctgctgacccgacctggggatgtcctcagacggtggaaagactttgaggaactccttaatccagccaacacgtcctctgtggaggaggcagagtctgaagactcaggggaagactcaccagaatccctggcagaagtcaccgaggtagttaaaaagctgcccggcggcaagacgccagggttggatgaggttctccctgagatgctgaaggctctggactctgttgggctgtcatggctgACACGCCTCTtaagtgccagtggagtggcagactggggtggtggttcccagtttcatatgtgtatatatatatatatatatatatatacacatatatatgtatttaatttttcattttgaacagAACATTTGTCAACAAAGCCCCGTAACAAACAGTCAGTAAGCCAGACCTGTTCCCTCCTGGTCTCTCTCAGTAAGCCAGACCTGTTCCCTCCTGGTCTCTCTCAGTAAGCCAGACCTGTTCCCTCCTGGTCTCTCTCAGTAAGCCAGACCTGTTCCCTCCTGGTCTCTCTCAGTAAGCCAGACCTGTTCCCTCCTGGTCTCTCTCAGTAAGCCAGACCTGTTCCCTCCTGGTCTCTCTCAGTAAACCAGACCTGTTCCCTCCTGGTCTCTCTCAGTAAACCAGACCTGTTCCCTCCTGGTCTCTCTCCAGGCTCGTCTGAGATGCTGCTGCAGTGTTTCGCCGTCAGACCGGACGGACCGGACGGCGgcgctctgctgcagcactgcaCCACCACCCGCACCAGAACCAGACCCACCAAACCCCCCCAGACCACAACCAGACCCACCAAACCCCCCCAGACCACAACCAGACCCACCAGACCCCCCCAGACCAGAGCCAGGTCCCACAGGCGGCCGCCCCTTCACAGGGCCAACACCGACAAGCCAAGTCTGACTCAACGCCGCCGCCGCCGAAAGTCCCCGGGTTCTGACTGCcagcaagaggaggaggagcaggaggaggaggagcaggagcagcagcagcaggaggaggagcaggagcaggaagaggagcaggaggaggaggaggtggtggaggaggacacAGGCGACCCCACCTGGACTCCACTTGAGGGAGGTGAGGACTCtgtttaatgacatttttaagcattaaaaataaacatgaacatTAGAAATGTGTTGGTCTCTGGACAAATGtcctgaaaggaaaaaaagagaaaccctTTTCAaagatattacatttaaaaaatgatctgACAGAGTTGAGAAAGTAAATGTGCAGGAACGATAAAATGATCTCCAACTAGAACAATCTCATCTCAGGAATCTCTCTGATACTTGaatgtgttttctttcctgCTGAGCTGGTGGAGCTTCTTGAGGAAGTTTATTTAAAGTCTCTAACTGTTTCCAGACGCTGACCCGCTGGCCTCCGACTCCCAGCATGCACCTGTGCGTGTGAAGCTGGAGCCCGACAGCACCATGTGCGACGTCTGCGGCAAAGTGATGAAGAACAAGTCGAGCCTGGCGCGACACTCCTTCATCCACACGGGCAAGAAGCCGTTCGCCTGCCACCTGTGCGAGCTGCAATTCAACCGCCGCGACAACCTGCAGCACCACCTGAGCCGGCTGCACCCCGGCGGCGTCGCCAAGCTGGAGAAGCAGCGCGAGCCGCAGGCGTGGCTCTGCGCCGTCTGCGGGAAAACCTTCAGCTGCAGGTCCAGGCTGAAGACGCACGAGGTCATCCACTCGGGCGTGAAGCCGCACCGCTGCGACCTCTGCCCCAAAGCCTACATGAGGACCAACGACCTGGAGCACCACAAGAAGATCGTCCACGTGGACGGCGGCGCCGAGCCGCAGCAGCCCAGCTCGCTGCTCTGCGACCTGTGCGGCAAAGAGTTCAAGTGCAGGTCGCAGCTCGCCATCCACTTCCAGACGCACACGGGGGAGCGGCCGCACCTCTGCGACATCTGCGGCCGCAAGTTCGGTCGCCAGTACCAGCTGAAGCGCCACAAGATCCTGGTCCACGCCAACCGGGCCAACGGCGAGGAGAGCCCGCCGGCCGACGCGCCCTTCACCTGCGGCGTCTGCGGGAAGCGTCTGAAGTCCGAAGCGCTCCTCGCCGCTCACTGCAGCGTCCACTCCGCCGACAAGCCGCACCGCTGCGGCATCTGCGTGCGCAGCTTCCAGCGCGCCGCCTGCCTGAAGCAGCACCACGTGCGCGTCCACCTGAGGGTCCGAGCCATCGAGGCGCCGCACGGCCTCGCCCGCAGGAAGAgcgcggcggcggcggcgaAGGCGTTCACCTGCCCGATCTGCAGCAAGGTGTTCAAGTTCAAGTCCCTGCTGGCGAGCCACTCTCTGATCCACAGCGAGAACCGGCCGTACGGCTGCGACTTCTGCAGCCGCGGCTTCAGACGCCTCAGCCACCTGAAGAGACACCGCGAGGTCGTCCACGCCAACGGAGCGCGCCCGCCGCAGTCCTTCGTCTGCCACATCTGCGGCAAAGACAAGAAGTGCCGCTCGCAGCTCGCCAGACACGTCATCATCCACACGGGGGAGCGGCCGTTCGCCTGCGACCTCTGCTCCGCGCGCTTCAACCGCCGCGGGAACCTGCAGCAGCACCGGAGGCGCATGCACGGCGTGGGGAGGGACGCCGCGGAGGAAGCCCCGCCCATCCTGTTCGACGACGACGCTCTGACTTACAAACAGGAAGAGACGGTGGTGGCCGTGGACGCTGGCGGCTGCGAGGCCGCGGCCAGCGACGACATGGACGTCGTCCAGCAGCTCGCCGCCACGTGAGCACGCCGTCTGGAGCGGCGTGCAGGACTGAAACGGACCACGTGTCACTGAGAACGCTGGTAGAAACACCTGCACATTTTCACGAGTTCTGAGGTCGTCTTGAAGATAAATTGTGTTGTGATGCTTTAATAAAGATGTGAATTATCTGAGAAATGATCCATTTATCTCTGAACCTCAACACGAAACGtctgttttctttgaaagatcATCCacgtttattgtagaaagacaCTGTTGAAACAGACGTTATGGTCAGAGTCTggactttccgacggtccttgaaggGATCATCGGTTATAAAGAGTGACAGAACGAAGCTTAAAGTGTTGATATTTCTCTCAACCTCTTTATTCGACTCATGTCATTtagaacaacaaataaaattctGCACGTTCGTGACACTTTGGGGCACAAACTGTTTATAAATGCattccattttattacaattaaaaaaaatatatataatttattacagaaatgaactgtgttattctgcacaaagactgtttgagttgttctgattgtgctgattagagctgcaggactaatagatttatagagatttatatgttgcagtgaaacacgagaacagagaggagaataaTCAAGCTGcttgtttgagtttgagtttatttatttaaaacaggaacaatacatattaatgaacatatacatgtaaatatgcagcggctaatttccatctttagtccctttggcaggttgatgtcaaCACCACaaccataacaataaaatcagtAAAACGAGGTTGAGGTTCAGAAGGTGAAAGGAGTTTTGAAGAGCTTTCCTCACTAACATCTAAATGTGTTCAACCAGCTTCAATATTATGAAAATTAGGAGAAAAAAACTCAgcatagcatgtcgatttttgtcaaaaatggtcaaatttcaaaaggcctaaaaatgttcaaaatgggtcaattacagtctgttgatacttATTAGAGGAGGGGTGGGCAAactacggcccgcgggccacatccggcccgttggtcCTGTTAATCCGGCCCGCCGAAGATTGGTACAGAAATGCCCAAATTTAGATCATAAAACTATGACTGCATTCGTTTGATCTTGTCCTGTAGTGCCTGGTGGCCCaccagatggcgctctaggcgcAGTGGTGCAGTGATCGATGAGCCAAAGCTGCCGTTAATGTTTTCATCATGTTGGAAACAGGTCACAGGTCAGGAGTTTACGGCTCTGAACCCATCTGCAGCAATGAGTGGgccaaacaacagaaaagcCCACAGTGAGAGCAGAGCTTTCAGTCAGGAATGGAcaacaaaatactttttcatGGAAGTCCGCTCCAAGAATgtggctgtgtcccaaagtcaaggatccttcctccagaggccagagtcctccagaggccagagtccttcctttctctGGTGTAGCGCACTGATGGGACAaactggacgtcctgcttaaattcagcgccgcagtTTAAAAATCGGTTCATAACAtaatgtgtctttggcatcagcactctgacacatttgtggaaatggaagaggatgctttaaggttgaatctccacgatttaggaAGTAAAAGCCagaaagtggattaaacctgaatatttaattgATCCTGGATGAATTTaaccgctacttagtttcataaaagcagcggagcagaactcaccatggagatgtgttctgggatttattattttttattttacagtacagaacAATAAGTTATTtatcaataacaataacggataatagcagactttcggtccctgtaaacacaataaagaaatgtataactttctgaatggcatacaCACATGGACAAAATTGCTGGTACCCCTTggttaatgaaagaaaaacccacaatggtcacagaaataacttgaatctgacaatagtaataataaataaaaattctatGAAAATTAACCAATGAAAATCCGACATTGATTTTGAACCGCGGTTCA harbors:
- the LOC131961994 gene encoding zinc finger protein 436-like isoform X1: MFRLPMSRSVKCLLTLVMCSGSVGTMASGLLEPPAGGEQLCVFLLREEEEQERRKEVGCQWESPEEQRREVGCQSDSAERRDAAVQVDLLTQQLGWRHTGSSEMLLQCFAVRPDGPDGGALLQHCTTTRTRTRPTKPPQTTTRPTKPPQTTTRPTRPPQTRARSHRRPPLHRANTDKPSLTQRRRRRKSPGSDCQQEEEEQEEEEQEQQQQEEEQEQEEEQEEEEVVEEDTGDPTWTPLEGDADPLASDSQHAPVRVKLEPDSTMCDVCGKVMKNKSSLARHSFIHTGKKPFACHLCELQFNRRDNLQHHLSRLHPGGVAKLEKQREPQAWLCAVCGKTFSCRSRLKTHEVIHSGVKPHRCDLCPKAYMRTNDLEHHKKIVHVDGGAEPQQPSSLLCDLCGKEFKCRSQLAIHFQTHTGERPHLCDICGRKFGRQYQLKRHKILVHANRANGEESPPADAPFTCGVCGKRLKSEALLAAHCSVHSADKPHRCGICVRSFQRAACLKQHHVRVHLRVRAIEAPHGLARRKSAAAAAKAFTCPICSKVFKFKSLLASHSLIHSENRPYGCDFCSRGFRRLSHLKRHREVVHANGARPPQSFVCHICGKDKKCRSQLARHVIIHTGERPFACDLCSARFNRRGNLQQHRRRMHGVGRDAAEEAPPILFDDDALTYKQEETVVAVDAGGCEAAASDDMDVVQQLAAT
- the LOC131961994 gene encoding zinc finger protein 436-like isoform X2, which gives rise to MASGLLEPPAGGEQLCVFLLREEEEQERRKEVGCQWESPEEQRREVGCQSDSAERRDAAVQVDLLTQQLGWRHTGSSEMLLQCFAVRPDGPDGGALLQHCTTTRTRTRPTKPPQTTTRPTKPPQTTTRPTRPPQTRARSHRRPPLHRANTDKPSLTQRRRRRKSPGSDCQQEEEEQEEEEQEQQQQEEEQEQEEEQEEEEVVEEDTGDPTWTPLEGDADPLASDSQHAPVRVKLEPDSTMCDVCGKVMKNKSSLARHSFIHTGKKPFACHLCELQFNRRDNLQHHLSRLHPGGVAKLEKQREPQAWLCAVCGKTFSCRSRLKTHEVIHSGVKPHRCDLCPKAYMRTNDLEHHKKIVHVDGGAEPQQPSSLLCDLCGKEFKCRSQLAIHFQTHTGERPHLCDICGRKFGRQYQLKRHKILVHANRANGEESPPADAPFTCGVCGKRLKSEALLAAHCSVHSADKPHRCGICVRSFQRAACLKQHHVRVHLRVRAIEAPHGLARRKSAAAAAKAFTCPICSKVFKFKSLLASHSLIHSENRPYGCDFCSRGFRRLSHLKRHREVVHANGARPPQSFVCHICGKDKKCRSQLARHVIIHTGERPFACDLCSARFNRRGNLQQHRRRMHGVGRDAAEEAPPILFDDDALTYKQEETVVAVDAGGCEAAASDDMDVVQQLAAT